In Camelus bactrianus isolate YW-2024 breed Bactrian camel chromosome 10, ASM4877302v1, whole genome shotgun sequence, a genomic segment contains:
- the SIPA1 gene encoding signal-induced proliferation-associated protein 1 isoform X3: MWAGGVGSPRRGPAPAPTDDLFARKLRQPARPPLTPHTFEPRPARGPLLRSGSDAGEARPPTPASPRARAHSHEEASRPTAPPARVFTDPLALLGLPAEEPEPAFPPVPEPRWFAHYDVQSLLFDWAPKPRGTGGHAEAGSGTPALAQDHMASSDLLLEAPGFVSELGGEGELGLGGLVSPPVPPALPNAAVSVLEEPQNRTSAYSLEHADLGAGYYRKYFYGKEHQNFFGLDEVLGPVAVSLRREEKESSGGGTLHSYRIIVRTTQLRTLRGTISEDALPPGPPRGLSPRKLLEHVAPRLSPACLRLGSASPKVPRTLLTLDEQVLSFQRKVGILYCRAGQGSEEEMYNNQEAGPAFMEFLTLLGDVVRLKGFESYRAQLDTKTDSTGTHSLYTTYQDHEIMFHVSTMLPYTPNNQQQLLRKRHIGNDIVTIVFQEPGSKPFCPTTIRSHFQHVFLVVRADEPCTPHTSYRVAVSRTQDTPAFGPALPPGGGPFAANADFRALLLAKALNGEQAAGHARQFHAMATRTRQQYLQDLATNEVTTTSLDSASRFGLPSLGGRRRAPPRGPGAELQAAGALVWGVRAAPGARGAAGAEASGPDGSEVPCLLGISAEALVLVAPRDGRVVFNCACRDVLAWTFSEQQLDLYYGRGEAITLRLDGPPGQAVGEVVARLQLVSRGCETRELALPRDGQGRLGFEVDAEGFVTHVERFTFAEKTGLRPGARLLRVCGQTLPTLGPEAAAQLLRSAPKGCVTVLPPDESGRPRRSFSELYTLSLQEPSRRGAPELVQDEAPKVALLPSTTKQLLQVCLNDGSGPPGPGDLAEERTEFLHSQNSPSPCSSLSDEAPVLPNTTPDLLLVTTAKPAAPSAGREMPPAQDSPGSPSSCEDRGNPTPELRASFLPRTLSLRNSISKIMSEAGSETLEDEWQSISEIASTCNTILESLSREDGPSVPTGQPIPESGDARGTPKSDADSSES, from the exons ATGTGGGCCGGCGGCGTGGGGAGCCCTCGGCGGGGCCCGGCCCCTGCGCCCACGGATGACCTCTTCGCCCGCAAGCTGCGCCAGCCAGCTCGGCCCCCGCTGACACCACACACCTTCGAGCCCAGGCCAGCCAGGGGCCCGCTCCTGCGCAGTGGCAGCGATGCGGGCGAGGCCCGGCCCCCCACGCCAGCCAGCCCCCGCGCCCGTGCCCACAGCCACGAGGAGGCCAGTCGCCCCACTGCGCCCCCTGCCCGGGTCTTCACTGACCCGCTGGCTCTGCTGGGGCTGCCAGCCGAGGAGCCAGAGCCCGCCTTTCCCCCAGTTCCCGAGCCCCGCTGGTTCGCCCACTATGATGTGCAGAGCCTGCTCTTTGACTGGGCTCCAAAGCCACGGGGGACAGGGGGCCATGCAGAGGCTGGCTCTGGGACCCCAGCCTTGGCTCAGGACCACATGGCCAGCTCAGACCTGCTGCTTGAAGCCCCTGGCTTTGTGAGTGAGCTTGGGGGTGAGGGCGAGCTGGGCCTGGGTGGACTGGTGTCTCCACCtgtgccccctgccctgcccaatGCAGCCGTGTCCGTTCTGGAGGAGCCTCAGAACCGCACCTCGGCCTACAGCCTGGAGCACGCAGACCTGGGCGCTGGCTACTACCGCAAGTACTTCTATGGCAAAG AACACCAGAACTTCTTTGGACTGGACGAGGTGCTGGGCCCGGTGGCAGTGAGCCTGCGACGGGAGGAAAAGGAGAGCAGCGGGGGGGGCACTCTGCACAGCTACCGCATCATCGTGCGGACCACGCAG CTCCGGACCCTCCGCGGTACTATCTCGGAGGACGCGCTGCCTCCAGGGCCCCCAAGAGGCCTGTCTCCAAGGAAGCTTCTAGAGCACGTGGCCCCGCGGCTGAGCCCAGCCTGCCTGCGCCTGGGCTCAGCTTCACCGAAGGTGCCCCGCACACTGCTCACGCTGGACGAGCAAGTG CTGAGCTTCCAGCGCAAGGTGGGCATCCTGTACTGCCGGGCAGGCCAGGGCTCGGAGGAGGAGATGTACAACAACCAGGAGGCAGGACCTGCCTTCATGGAGTTCCTCACCCTGCTGGGTGATGTGGTGCGGCTCAAAGGCTTTGAGAGCTACCGGGCCCAGCTGGACACCAAAA CGGATTCCACGGGCACACATTCCCTCTACACCACGTACCAGGACCATGAGATCATGTTCCACGTGTCCACGATGCTGCCTTACACCCCCAATAACCAGCAGCAG CTCCTGCGGAAGCGCCACATCGGCAACGACATTGTGACCATCGTGTTCCAGGAACCAGGCAGCAAGCCCTTCTGCCCTACCACCATCCGCTCCCACTTCCAACACGTGTTCCTAGTGGTGCGGGCAGACGAGCCCTGCACTCCACACACCTCCTACAG GGTGGCCGTGAGCCGCACTCAGGACACCCCAGCCTTTGGGCCAGCTCTGCCCCCTGGCGGAGGTCCCTTCGCTGCCAACGCCGACTTCCGGGCCCTCCTGCTCGCCAAGGCGCTCAATGGCGAGCAGGCGGCGGGTCACGCACGCCAGTTCCACGCCATGGCCACGCGCACTCGCCAGCAGTACCTGCAGGACCTGGCCACCAACGAGGTGACCACGACATCGCTGGACTCGGCTTCGCGCTTCGGCCTGCCCTCCCTGGGCGGGAGGCGGCGGGCGCCTCCCCGGGGCCCGGGCGCCGAGCTGCAGGCGGCGGGCGCGCTGGTGTGGGGCGTGCGCGCGGCCcccggggcgcggggcgcggccGGAGCCGAGGCGAGCGGCCCCGACGGCTCCGAGGTGCCCTGCCTGCTGGGCATCTCCGCTGAGGCGCTGGTGCTGGTGGCACCGCGCGATGGCCGAGTAGTCTTCAACTGCGCCTGTCGTGACGTGCTGGCCTGGACCTTCTCCGAGCAGCAGCTCGACCTCTACTACGGCCGCGGGGAGGCAATCACGCTGCGGCTCGACGGGCCCCCGGGCCAAGCCGTAGGCGAGGTCGTGGCGCGCCTGCAG CTGGTGAGCCGCGGCTGCGAGACCCGCGAACTGGCGCTGCCCCGCGACGGCCAAGGTCGCCTGGGCTTCGAGGTGGACGCCGAGGGCTTCGTCACGCACGTGGAGCGCTTCACGTTCGCAGAGAAGACAGGGCTGCGGCCTGGGGCGCGCCTGCTGCGCGTGTGCGGCCAGACACTTCCCACCCTGGGTCCCGAGGCCGCTGCCCAGCTGCTGCGCTCGGCGCCCAAGGGCTGCGTCACCGTCCTGCCCCCGGATGAGAGCGGCCGGCCCCGCAG GAGCTTTTCGGAGCTGTACACGCTGTCTCTGCAGGAGCCTAGCCGGCGGGGGGCCCCAGAACTGGTGCAGGATGAGGCCCCAAAAGTGGCCCTACTGCCCAGCACGACGAAGCAGCTGCTGCAAGTGTGCCTAAACGACGGCAGTGGTCCTCCAGGGCCCGGGGACCTAGCCGAGGAGAGGACTGAGTTCCTGCACTCCCAAAACTCACCATCACCCTGCAG CTCCCTGTCAGACGAGGCCCCAGTCCTGCCCAACACCACCCCAGACCTCCTCCTTGTTACAACGGCCAAGCCGGCAGCACCCAGTGCTGGCAGGGAGATGCCTCCCGCCCAG GACAGTCCAGGCAGCCCCAGTAGTTGTGAGGACAGGGGCAATCCCACCCCAGAGCTGAGGGCCTCCTTCCTGCCGCGAACCTTGTCTCTGAGGAACTCCATCAGCAAAA TCATGTCGGAGGCGGGCAGTGAGACCCTGGAAGATGAGTGGCAGTCAATCTCGGAGATCGCCTCCACTTGCAACACCATCCTGGAGTCGCTATCCCGGGAGG ATGGTCCCTCTGTCCCCACAGGACAGCCCATCCCAGAAAGCGGAGATGCCAGAGGAACTCCAAAGTCTGACGCTGA TTCCTCTGAGTCCTGA